In Legionella cardiaca, a genomic segment contains:
- the fni gene encoding type 2 isopentenyl-diphosphate Delta-isomerase, with protein sequence MQDNYSQFEKRKQDHITLALLESNQASELNVLDSIVLAHEALPDLDFADIDIQSQRFGKIIEKPFLVSSMTAGHRDAININHNLIAACTQSKWAMGVGSQRRELTDKQAASEWQVLRQQFPDVTLFSNIGIAQVIGTPLEQLQRLTEALQAQALIVHCNPLQEAIQPEGTPQFKGCWHALAELVQKLAIPVIIKETGCGFSLPTLKRLNEIGVAAVDVSGLGGTHWGRIEGHRASEGSLQQKAAVTFRNWGIDTVQSVRNAVSLSPCFEVWGSGGVRHGLDAAKLFALGASSVGFAKPMLNAALQGAQSVYDLMTTIEYELKVAMFCTGSRILTELKEKACR encoded by the coding sequence ATGCAAGATAATTACAGTCAATTTGAAAAACGCAAACAAGATCACATCACGCTTGCATTATTAGAAAGTAATCAAGCCAGTGAGTTGAACGTTTTAGATAGCATTGTGCTTGCCCATGAAGCATTGCCAGATTTGGATTTTGCGGACATTGATATCCAGAGTCAACGTTTCGGAAAAATTATAGAGAAACCGTTTTTGGTCAGCTCAATGACAGCTGGACATCGAGATGCCATTAATATTAACCACAATTTGATTGCTGCCTGTACGCAAAGTAAGTGGGCGATGGGAGTGGGGTCGCAACGACGTGAGCTAACAGATAAACAAGCAGCAAGTGAGTGGCAAGTTTTAAGACAACAATTCCCCGATGTTACCTTATTTAGCAATATAGGTATTGCTCAAGTAATAGGTACCCCACTAGAACAACTTCAGCGCTTGACTGAAGCGCTGCAGGCCCAAGCATTAATTGTTCATTGCAATCCCCTGCAAGAAGCAATTCAACCAGAGGGCACGCCCCAATTTAAAGGTTGTTGGCACGCGCTTGCCGAGTTAGTCCAAAAGTTAGCTATTCCTGTAATTATTAAAGAAACAGGTTGTGGTTTTTCTTTGCCCACATTAAAGCGCCTGAATGAAATTGGTGTTGCTGCAGTTGACGTAAGTGGTTTAGGCGGCACGCATTGGGGGCGCATTGAAGGCCATCGCGCTTCAGAAGGAAGTCTGCAGCAAAAAGCAGCAGTGACTTTTCGCAACTGGGGTATTGATACGGTGCAAAGTGTAAGAAATGCGGTTTCATTGTCACCTTGTTTTGAGGTGTGGGGTTCGGGTGGAGTTCGTCATGGTTTGGATGCTGCAAAATTATTTGCCTTGGGGGCAAGTTCTGTCGGTTTTGCCAAACCCATGTTGAATGCAGCGCTTCAAGGTGCACAAAGCGTTTATGACTTGATGACAACAATTGAATATGAATTGAAGGTTGCTATGTTTTGTACAGGTAGCCGCATACTCACTGAGTTAAAGGAGAAGGCATGCCGTTAA
- a CDS encoding FUSC family protein, translating to MPIRNTTRMAFQAAIAIAISEIISRYFNLEHGYWSTLTAMALIAQTWGESVKRSVERVTMTVLGGVCGTFLYFFVIPPNDFLIMGVLLVFIFFTVYLLTINNLLAVFTLTMFVVFFFALLGDWNLVLLKQRIEETALGALIAIGVGFFFLPVRTNIRELFINYLEKMNNSLTAIFTESHYNQLIIKENLYEEFQTIRKKAMAIRYEVFFHRLNRLDFNSLWTHALICTQYLANLIESYQWLSLHLRAEDKEIVVMAAQTTQHNIHMIINLLKGMQDVNMIPAQNLLDRLSEAIVTEPTRFAALEDEALGFYNLMYFFSRLNTRLQQIAALVHHAGS from the coding sequence ATGCCAATTAGAAATACAACCAGAATGGCATTTCAAGCGGCCATCGCTATTGCCATTTCTGAGATAATAAGTCGTTATTTCAATTTAGAACATGGCTACTGGTCCACTCTTACTGCCATGGCATTAATTGCGCAAACCTGGGGTGAAAGCGTTAAGCGTTCGGTTGAACGGGTAACTATGACTGTTTTAGGTGGGGTATGTGGAACCTTTTTGTATTTTTTTGTGATTCCCCCAAATGATTTTTTAATTATGGGCGTTTTGTTAGTTTTTATTTTTTTCACCGTTTATCTACTTACTATCAATAATCTGTTGGCTGTTTTTACTTTAACAATGTTTGTCGTGTTTTTCTTTGCCTTATTAGGTGACTGGAATCTCGTATTGCTAAAGCAGCGCATTGAAGAAACGGCTTTAGGTGCCTTGATTGCTATCGGCGTAGGTTTCTTCTTCTTACCAGTAAGAACCAATATTAGAGAGCTTTTTATTAATTATTTAGAAAAAATGAATAATAGTCTCACGGCGATTTTTACTGAATCCCATTACAATCAATTGATCATTAAAGAAAATTTATATGAAGAATTTCAAACAATACGAAAAAAGGCAATGGCTATTCGCTATGAAGTATTTTTCCATCGTTTAAATAGACTGGATTTTAATAGCCTGTGGACGCATGCGCTTATTTGTACACAATATCTTGCAAATCTAATTGAATCCTATCAATGGTTATCTCTCCACCTAAGAGCGGAAGATAAAGAAATTGTTGTCATGGCGGCACAAACCACGCAACATAATATTCATATGATTATTAACCTCCTCAAAGGTATGCAGGATGTCAATATGATTCCCGCACAAAATTTACTTGATAGACTCAGTGAAGCTATCGTTACTGAGCCGACACGTTTTGCTGCTTTGGAAGATGAGGCATTGGGTTTTTATAATTTGATGTATTTTTTTTCTCGCCTGAACACGCGTCTGCAGCAAATTGCTGCTTTGGTACACCATGCCGGGAGCTAG
- a CDS encoding MlaE family ABC transporter permease: MTKAIPSAELIFDKENNTYLCEGNWSVLHLDGLLQRFDATSLPETETITISGERLKQFDSAGALTLLQCIKTLKDKDKKIELTKFEENQEALLELVEEKKETLDYKPPPPPKPNVFARVGMETIEKLKQLDGFIILLGDLSSKIFESFGHWRRFQLPSIVSNVNSAGIQALPIVGLLGFLIGIVLAYQMGLQLKTYGANIFIAYLSGLAIFREFGPLITAIIVAGRTSSAFTAQIGSMKINEEVDAIKTMGLSPTELLVMPKVIALFFVFPLLIFWADFFSILGALFMSKWMLNVSYSDFMIRLRDTVGLDQLLLGLYKAPAFAILISLVGCFQGFRVEADTIGSQTTKSVVQALFLIIVADAAYSIIYSWLNL; this comes from the coding sequence ATGACGAAGGCCATCCCATCAGCCGAATTAATTTTTGATAAAGAGAATAATACTTATCTCTGTGAAGGGAATTGGTCCGTTCTTCATTTAGATGGTCTACTTCAGCGTTTTGACGCAACTTCTCTCCCTGAAACAGAAACAATAACTATTAGTGGCGAACGACTTAAACAATTTGATAGTGCGGGCGCATTAACCTTGCTTCAATGCATCAAGACCCTAAAAGACAAAGATAAAAAAATTGAATTGACTAAATTCGAAGAAAATCAGGAAGCATTATTAGAGCTTGTTGAAGAAAAGAAAGAAACCTTGGATTATAAACCCCCACCTCCTCCCAAACCGAATGTCTTTGCCCGAGTTGGCATGGAAACCATTGAAAAATTAAAGCAATTGGACGGCTTTATTATTTTACTTGGTGATTTAAGTTCTAAAATTTTTGAATCTTTTGGTCATTGGCGCCGTTTTCAACTGCCAAGTATTGTTTCCAATGTTAATTCTGCAGGCATACAAGCATTGCCTATCGTTGGCTTGTTAGGCTTTCTTATTGGCATTGTGCTTGCCTATCAAATGGGCTTACAACTAAAAACCTATGGCGCTAATATTTTCATAGCTTACTTATCAGGACTCGCCATCTTTCGCGAATTCGGCCCATTGATCACAGCAATTATTGTTGCTGGACGTACCAGCTCTGCTTTTACTGCACAAATTGGTAGCATGAAGATTAATGAAGAAGTTGATGCCATTAAAACCATGGGTTTATCACCCACGGAACTTCTGGTAATGCCCAAAGTGATCGCGCTATTTTTTGTTTTTCCCTTACTTATTTTTTGGGCTGATTTTTTTAGCATTCTAGGTGCTTTATTTATGTCAAAATGGATGCTTAATGTGAGTTATTCAGATTTTATGATTCGCTTGAGAGATACGGTGGGTTTGGATCAATTATTATTAGGCTTATATAAAGCGCCTGCATTTGCAATCCTGATTTCTCTGGTTGGCTGCTTTCAGGGCTTTCGAGTTGAGGCAGATACAATAGGTAGTCAAACAACTAAAAGTGTTGTTCAAGCTTTATTTTTAATCATCGTCGCTGACGCTGCTTATTCCATAATTTATAGCTGGTTGAACTTATAA
- a CDS encoding ABC transporter ATP-binding protein has product MSEPVIEIKGLKNYLGGQWVHSDVNLTVEKGEILAIIGGSGSGKTTILRSLLMLLKPTAGCVKVFGQDILNLQSSQANALRRRWGMLFQHSALFSAMTVLENVTFPMREFTTLGQNFMEALGMLKIALVGLPKEAAGKYPSELSGGMQRRAAAARALAMDPELLFLDEPTTGLDPHSARKFDELIVFLRDALNLTIVMISHDIESLKRTTDRVAFIGEGKILAVGPIDELMKNKHPLIADYFSKL; this is encoded by the coding sequence ATGAGTGAGCCTGTCATTGAAATTAAAGGTTTAAAAAATTATCTCGGAGGACAATGGGTTCATTCTGACGTCAATCTCACAGTGGAAAAAGGAGAAATTTTAGCAATCATTGGCGGTAGCGGCAGTGGTAAAACAACGATTTTACGTAGTTTACTTATGCTCTTGAAACCAACAGCAGGGTGTGTAAAAGTTTTTGGTCAAGATATTTTAAATTTACAGAGTAGCCAGGCAAATGCCTTACGGCGACGTTGGGGGATGTTATTTCAGCATAGTGCTCTTTTTTCAGCGATGACCGTTTTGGAAAATGTAACCTTCCCCATGCGAGAATTTACCACACTCGGGCAAAATTTCATGGAAGCACTCGGCATGCTTAAAATTGCCTTGGTAGGTTTACCCAAAGAAGCAGCCGGAAAATACCCTTCTGAATTGAGTGGTGGTATGCAACGACGTGCTGCTGCAGCACGAGCACTTGCCATGGATCCTGAATTATTGTTTTTAGACGAACCAACTACAGGACTTGATCCGCATAGTGCCAGAAAATTTGATGAGCTCATTGTCTTTTTACGAGATGCACTTAATTTAACGATTGTTATGATTAGTCATGACATTGAGTCCTTAAAAAGGACAACCGATCGCGTTGCATTTATTGGCGAAGGTAAAATCTTAGCCGTTGGTCCAATTGATGAGCTTATGAAAAATAAACATCCACTAATTGCTGATTACTTCAGTAAACTTTAA